The genome window tcagaacacaaattaagatatttttgatgaaatctgatggctcagtgaggcctgcatcgccagcaagaacactccctttttcagtgctcagaaagctactaaagacgaatttaaaacagttcatgtgactacagtggttcaaccttaatgttattaagtgacgagaatactgcgccaaaaataacgaaatagtgactttattcaacaatatctagtgatgggcgatttcaaaacactgctttatgaagcttcgaagctttacgaatcttttgtttcgaatcagtggttcagagcgccaaaatcacatgatttcagtaaatgaggctttgttacatcataagtgttttaaaacttcaatagttcacataACTTGAGTTTGGTTTGATGTGACttgcagtttgatacacgctcctaaccactgatttgaaacaaaagattcttaaagcttcgaaacttcatgaagcagtgttttgaaatcgcccatcactagatattgttgaataaagtcgctattttgttatttttggagcacaaaaagtattctcgtcactttacaatattaaggttgaaccactgtagtcacatgaactgttttaaaaatgtttttagtagctttctgggcattgaaaaagggagtgttcttgctggcaatagaggcctcactgagccaccggatttcatcaaaaatatcttaatttgtgttctgaagatgaacaaaggtcttacgggtgtggaacaacatgagggtgagtaattaatgacagaattttcatttttgggtgaactaaccctttaaatgatttacagcacagtaacaattttataaataaaatctacacaaacctgtattttaccgaaGAAATGCACCAATTCGGTGTCGCTGAGagctgctctctcctgaagaggatGCAAATAGCTTTTGATAAATAACTCAaccactgggttgttacatctgtcCTGGGTAACTCTAAAACCACAGGGACCCGTTGTTCAATGTCTATGCTATTTCTCTCCAGAATTTACGATGACGGATAAAAATGCCTTTGTATACCTAGAGTTAACCAAGAGTTGCAAATATCTTAATATCACACaagaaattgtttaaaaaaaaaaatcaacaaattgGGCCCCATCATACACCCTgtgtttttgctagtttcagcctgacgcagttatcTTTTTCACGTACAGCACCCACATTGTTTAGATAGCAGAAGCACTCGTGGCCATCTGTTCACCCATgagcgtgctggtctgaaaacgagttgtgttcaggcacattgttggcgtgttgctattttgaggcaactgaaaacaactgcaccattgaccaacaaaaacctggtctaaagtcaatggcacagtatttgttttgttattagtaatatgcgcctatatgcgggtgcacaacgtgtGTACACTCTGCTTTTTACAGACACAGGGacgcacagcagcacacaaacatgacaaatattaaaaataaaaggattaatgtaaaagattatttttgtgtccataaagataaaaatgctttggtggaatccggcttgtcccatAGATGGTCTGCTCACACGCTTTAACCTCacgcacgagcagatccgtttcctcgctagagaagtgtttagtttttccgcttgcaaattcggtcatgtaaatagcaaatccGCCATGACACGAGCGcagctggcttttaaagggaatgggagatgagactctgattggtttattgcatgttacgcccaaaacacacccattactcattaagagaatagggacaacccttttagaccatgcaccgggcgtgccgaccatttttcctgtcgttaaactagcagaagtggattcggacacgccctaagtgcacttgcgccgtggGCTTCAGATCTtccgcttagatcgttaaaatagggcccatggACTTACAATGAAGGAGGGAGCCAGGTCATATCTAGAGACCAGCGGCCAATTTGTTAAGACTGTGTGTTATGAACTGATTTGACACACTAGGAATTAGTCAAAAGGTAATCCGTCTAACTTTTCTGATTCAAATTATTAGACAGAGCTACCTTTTTATGCAATTGACTTTAAAAGGTTAGGACCAgccttgaagaaaaaaaatagatgactaacttttaagactagtctaagcagtttatgcaactgggCCCAGAATATCACGTAGATAACTTGAGAGTAACCAAAACACCCTACAATCCACATATAAATGCATCAAAAAACttagaataccttagcaacaccctggcaaccacccacctGTTTTTTTGGGGAAGAACCACTGAAATGTTCTTCAGAATGtgaagaaattaagatattgctTTTTTAAgcgattacatttatatttatgaggTGGGAGAAATTGTGAAAATCTAGTTAGATTAAAGTGTGCAGATAGATTCACCCTAGTTTGTGCTTTGTGTGTTCTTAATTCCCATTGTTGTCCTCTAGGTTGTGCTGTTGGGTTATATCACCCTCAAACTGCTAAAATCATACGGTCTACATTTCTGCATTAAGTCTCTGTCCACATTTACCTGCATAAGATGCTACACTTTAACCTCATCCTACCCGCTGTTTTCTCATCTGTATCTCATGCTGTCTTTCTGACCTCTGCAGGACTGCAAATGGAAAATGTACATGGAGCTTGATGGGGATGAGGTGGCAATAGCATATATCAAAGACGTGACCTTTAATGCTAACAGACCAGATGTAGATGTATTAAAGATGACCAAGGTGAGAGATACCATATATCACTGTAAATGATGTCTCCATTAGTTTCCCACTGTGTTTTGAGGAATACAGAAGCCAAGGCATTAGCACAGTTTGTTTCCTGAGGTCATATACCTGAGATAATTCTACCTCACAAATATTTACTCCACCAACACAAGACTTAAATGTGTCATGAGTAGAGTGAAGACCTAATGCATGTTATGATGCTGTCATGCCTTTCTGATGTGCTTTACTGTTTGTGGTAAAATCTAAATTACTCTCCAGCCTCCGTTTGTCATGGATAAATGGATAGTCGGAATATCTGGCACACAAACTGTTGACTGCATTGTAAACTATGAGGtaagtaccagtcaaaagactagaactttattttatagtctTGTTCTGCATGTACAGCACATACTAcatacttattatagtaattacaaggtactaaccctgaactcaaccctaaacctaacctaaaCACCTAAACCTAAAACCTAAATGTAGTTACTttagtgtacttacctaagaaagtactgaGTATAAGAGCATTGTAAGTGCATAATTACAcggtaaaataaagtgcaacaaatatttttgtaatgtggTGTTTTTCAGAGTGAAACTGCACATTCTAGCAAGTTTTGATGAAAGATCCCGAAgacattttttacaataatgtacacaataatactagctttgtgaaaaagaagaaCTATATTTAGCTTACTTTAAAGAGTACATCTTACTTTAAAAGTAACTTACttgaaaataatatacttaagtTCAAACGGAATATAATGTTATCAGCCACTTAAttacatattaaagggttagttcacccaaaaatgaaaattcagtcattaattactcaccctcatgtcgtttcacacccgtaagaccttcgttcatcttcagaacataaattaagatatttttgataaaacccaatggctcagtgaggcctgcatttccagcaagacaattaacactttcaatgcccagaaaggtactaaagacatatttaaaacagttcatgtgactacagtggttcaatcttaatgttatgaagcgacgagaatactttttgtgtggcaaaaaaacaaaataacgacttttcagcaatatctagtgatgggtgatttcaaaacactgcttcatgaagcttcaaagctttacgaatcttttgtttcgaatcagtggttcggagcgtgaatcaaactgccccccagtggtgaaccattgaaatttcaaaacacttatcatgtaatgaagcctcgtttactgaaatcacatgactttggccgTTTGATACACGCCCccaaccactgattcgaaacaaaagatttgtaagcTTCGAAGCTGCAATTAAATTCAAAAATGTGTAAGAGTAATTCATAATGAATTataattgtctttgaaatatggttaaagtatGGTTAAagagcatttatggtaaactaaaatatactttaatgtaatttttatttaaacttgttagtcatgtatttaaattagTGCTTTTCAtatcgattaatcatgattaatcacatctaacataaaagtttgtaaatatgtgtgtgtgtgtgtgtgtgtgtgtgtgtatatataaatatgtatatatatatatatatatatatatatatatatatatatagtttgatgtgattaattgtgattaatccaTTTATTTTGGATAAccaacatttataatgataaagttgcaattaagtacatttaaaatatattaactttaaatgtaatattgaataacataCACTACAGTTAATATTATCAAGTACATGTACTTTAGTATGTttgtcaacacatcaaaataagtgtacttctttaaagaaTGACAAAAggttattaaaacaattatttagaATGTGCTTTAATGCAAGACTTTGACATTATATAGTCATGAACGTGtactctttaagtacacttaaatgGACTTTTATTTCAGTAACATATAATCTGTaagtacagtttttaaaaaatataattttaataatgtacatacaatacaattaaacactcttctttttcacaaaggtAGCAATGCATATTAAGAATGTAAATGGttgattttaatttcatgttatcTTTAACATCTATTCATAGCATCTAATGTTTAGCtacataaatattacaataaccCGTTTCATGAATCTCCTTATGTGCAACTTGCTTAATAGTTTATTCAGTATGTCTTGTAGTTACTTGAATACGGCAGGTTCAAATGTGCCATCAAGGTTATAAGGGGACACGAGACTGTTTTCAACTGGTGCCTTGTTTCCTGACAGAGTAACGTGAGATCTCCGAAGTGCACGAGACATGTGCACACAGTGCAGTGGAGTCCGGACAGCAGGAGGGACGTGATCAAACCAGTGGAGCTGGTCATTGAGACAGCGGCGAGCATCAGGGAAAGTTACAACAGAAGCAGGTCCAACTCAGGTAATGCGCTACTGATTAATAGagagcatattaaaatgtattacattgaACTTTCTTTTGAGCTATTTCAATGTAATtccaagagattcattcaagtaaataataattgtttacaCAAATtgttgactgtatttgtcacgTTTAACCATTCAACACTGGTACCGaatttatagtaaaaaaaaattctttaagtAACTAACTGGTGCCATCCAAGTAAATGCTTCTTTTAGGCAAATATTTTGCCCAagttttatttagttaattattttattcattttagttttatttgtattttaatagtcctgttaaattgattaattgcaattaattgcatctagcataaaagtttgtttatataatatatgtgcgtgtatatatgttattatatttatatttatatatatatacatacacacacacacacacacatatatatatatatatatatatatatatatatatacatatatatatagtatatgctTCCATATGTAAAGTGATTTGAGTACCCataaaagcactatataaaatgaacaaattgttgttattattattattatacatatgtgtgcatgtgtgtgtatgtatgtcaaatcgattaatcgcaattaattgcatctaacataaaaacttaaatatataaacttttatcttagATACAATTAATCGGGATTAACCATAACAAAATCCTTAAAatctagtgctgtcaaatcgattaattgtgattatttgcatctaacataaaagcttatatatatatatatatatatataaacttttatgttagatacgattaatcgtgattaatcgatttgacagcactagatTTTAAGGATTTTATTTGTTAGCAAAAATTGCAAACCCCAcataaaatgaatggaaaataaACCAGCTCATATAAAATTGAATTTGACCtcctcagatttcatttattttcatctgTTTTTAAAGGCCCTGTTTTGTAACTACTTTGTAAAATCGTTAAAAATGGCTTGGTTTGTCATTCTGTTTCTCAATCAGGTGTTGATCCCAGATGGATTTACAATCTGAGAATGAAGCAGATGAGAGAGCAACCTAACCAGGAGTCCGCAGGCAAGATGACCCTCCCTCATTTCCTGTCTGTCATCAGCAACCAATCATCGTACGCCGCTGCTGTGAGGAGGTCACCCAATCGCAGCCCTCTCACTCCATGGACAGACTCGCGGAGTTCCTCTCCCACCCTTTCTGTCAAACTCTCCACCATCCACCTGGGGTCAAAGGGCAGCAGCCCGTCCAGCACAACATCCGAGAGCGCCTCAGAGCGAGAGCGCCCCCCTAGTGCTGGAGCTAAACACACCTATAACAGAAAAACGTACTATGACCACACACTGAAAATCactggaggaggaagaggagatgGAGAAGCCAGGAGGTATAATCAGGTGACACCGAGAGGATCCAGAGGCTTCCAACATGCTGGACGGCCACGAAACAGTTATATAACTCCACCGAACCACCAACGCCCAATACCGGGGATATCAATTGTCACTGAAGGGGTGAAGCAGAAAGGGGAGCCTGAAGAGGCCGGGTCTGGCGATGGGGAGTGGATTAAAGTAGAAAGAAAGAAGCCTAATAAACAAGAACATAAACATCAGGAAGGAAGGCAGGCCAGAAACCGCCCACGCAGAGGAGGGAGGGGAGGAGGCCGTGGCCGAAGTTGAGCGTGTATTCTGATAGAAGGGGTGGTAATGAATCAAGTTCGATTCACAGTAAGGGCTAAACGGGGACCTGATCTTATAACCAAAGAAAGCACTTAAATCTAGTTGTTCCTGGATTGTTAGTGTATTGTAAGTACACTTAAATAAAAGTGTCTTCTAAATTGACACTGATTAAGGGCAAAAGTTCGCTGTGAAATGGATCTTAAATGTCATAAATTATTATGCTGTTCCTGAAAAAGGCCTACTGTCTTTGCTCTTTTAAAGTTGATATTTCCTTTCTAGGCTTAAACTTGAATTTGCCTCTCTtgaaattttgttttgtgtgtgtgtgtattggaaCTATGCCGAATACTTCAATGGCGATCATaattttggacattttctatTAAACTGTTTTGATATTGTCTGCCTGCAAGGCAAATGTGGTTATATTATATTGTGGTATTTTATTGTGGAggattatttcatttatatgatataaaagatgtatttattattatattggtGGAATTTTAAACTTGGTCAATTTATaagatattaataaaatgtaaactttgAACCAACACTTTGCTTGTTTTATCTAGTCAACATTTCGCGCGATTTATGTGTCCTTATGCAAAAGAGCTCTGAGGTTTGGCGCCACAGCTGAAGATCCTGTAAGCGCATGTAATGtcaaatatacatataattctATTCGTCTTTATTTTAATAACCCCGGACTTCTAATGCGATTGTATCACTAAGTTTATACTGAACtcataattaaatgaataataaagttATTGAATCTTCAACGTATTCGACTGGGTTACTTTATTAGCTTTACACACCTTCCAGGACTCTCGAGTGGCGCGGAAGAGAGTCACGCCTCTTTAACATTTACCCGCCAACTTCCAGACTAAACACCGCGCCACAGGATAGAGACACGCACTCGCTGAAGACTCGGGCACATTGTAAACTTACACCCCCTCAAACCACAGCGAACTACAACACGATGCGCTCCAAGGTACAGTAAAATTTACcagcttttgttttgtattgacTTGAAAGTATAGCTGCTGTTATAAGTGTGTGTTTTGCGAATGAATGAAGGCTGCCATGGCGTTTGTAGTTAAAAAGTGCGTTTCAACGCTATGGAAGAGTTAAAACACCAGTTAGGTCGATTGTTCATTTGATGTCTTTGTTTGGTACGTATATAAATTCGAGAGCATATTTGTGTTTAGTGGGGGCAGGGCTCGTCCCTAACTTCAGAAAAACATCTTATCAACtactaaaattaattatttaccaaaattattaaaaaaaattaaaaaaaaaaatttctacgTAAGTTAAAATTAAACTTCTACAACGCTGTACaaataatgtaactttttaaatgttcttacaaaaatattttgtataaaaagaaatgcatttaattgttaaattaaaagtttaaaagtttCTGCGGCAGAGTTCACGCCCCCCAGACACAGATGACGTGTGAACAGGGCTGGTTTTGACTTTTACTCCCCAGTATTTTAAATTCTTGTCTAAAAAtgatttacagcattttaaagCCATACTTTCAGTGTAATATTAGAAAATATACAGGCCCTCTTATTGTTTCCAGCAGCAGATCTGAAACCTTGATCTTTATTAACCAGTCCGACGTGTGTCGGTTTTATTTGGAGTATTTGCTGGACTCTCGTTCTTCATTAACGGTATGAATATTGTACAGAGGCTGCAGGCGTCTCCACCCTCCACCAGGATGAACCTGCGCAGTTACAGGAGCACTGCTGTGGTTCCCATGGAaacctcctcttcctcctcggATGACAGCTGTGACAGTTTTGGATCCGATGGTTTTGGGAACTCGGTATGACATGAACTTTTCCATATGTAAAATTGACCAACAGTTGTGTTAGTGTCTTTCAGCTACTGCCTGCTCATTTGAACccatgatgacaatttttttttttttcttctagaaGAGACCACTGAGACAGACGAGAAGCTCGGCTCAGATTGAGAAAGTGTTTAACGTTCTCCCTGTGACTGAGGAAGAGGACGCGTGCAGCGGTTTTGAGAACGACCTGAAcgatgacatgactgaaatggtttGTAACTAAAGGAAACACTTCAGTCTCAGCTTGCTGCTTTATCATCATAATGGCTTTTGAAAGGAGGCTTATGTTCAATTAATCATGTGTTTCCTTTCAGAAAATGGACTCCGACGCTGAGACCTGTTCACCTCCCAGAAAAACTCGCAAATCATTCACGCTCCGAGTAGCCATGAAGTTCCCGAACAAACGGGCCAGTCCGTCAAAGCCGGTGACACCCGTGTCCAAACCCAAACCTAAACCTGAACCCAAACCCAAAGACCCAGAGCCTGACTCTGAGAGTGACAACTTCATGCTGAAGAGAGCGCTGaacattaaagaaaacaaagctATGGTGAGCAAGTCAACTTCTACATGCACGTGCATTAccttatgcatttaaaaaaaaaaaataataatatttatttttaaattatttataaaattgtcACACAGCATGTAGCCATACCACCCAGGCCgcctattattttgcatttatgtaCTTGAAGTTTGAATGTAGTTCTAATGATAAGAGTGTGTGATTCCAGTTTTAATAGAATTGtgaagtttattattatttttccccCCTCTCTTTGTAGCTTGCTAAACTGATGGCAGAGCTGGATAAGGTTCCTGGACTCTTTCCTGGGAAGGCTGCTTTGTCACAGGGCAATACGGTAAGACTTTAGGGTGCtgctattaatattattattattattattattattattaatacagttGATAATCTGTGTTAATTccaatactaataataataaacaataacattattaataataaaagtattactatttttattttttgttagtgtGACCTGCGGATTCCGATTTTCTTTCTAAGAACTATAATTGACAgcatacaaacaaaaatctagTTTTCTTCAATGTAAAGTactattttcattaaaaaaaaaaaaaaaaccacaccgtaataaaataagaacaaataaacagcacaaataaatgcagtagaATAAAGAGAGATATGaaactttaagtttttcaggttaaataggtttttattcaggtaaactattattattattattattattattattattattataataatagtgttgtttgttttgtttttttttgttttgtttttttttttctctctctgtttctgccTGCTCAGCCTCGTCGTGTTCCACGCCGCTCTTTGGACCCCAATGCAGCTCGGCGGAGAAACCCCGAGCGAACGTCCCGCCCTCACACCCGTTCACGCTCGCTGGTAGATGGACCACCCTCCCCCCCTCCAGAGGATGAACCCGAGGACAAATACAGCCTGGTTCGCAAAAACAGAAGTGACGACGATGATGAGGAAGAGGTGAGTTTCTTGGCATTAAGTAAAGGTTTTTTGAagttacacacacacttctgttcaaaagtttggggttggtaagaaaaagcatttgtttgaaatatttaattttattttttactgtcacttttgattagtttaatgcatacttgttgaataaagcttaaagggatagttcaccggaaaatgaaaatttgctgtttatttactcatcctcaggCCATCCCAGATGTAGgtgacttcttttttttttttttttttttttttttttttttttttcttcttaaagtgacagcacccattgactttcattatatgaatcaccaaggtttcagctaaaaatcttctttactgttctactgaagaaagtCACTTACTAGGgcgaaatgattctggatcgttTCTGATATTTTCAGAGTCCATTGCAAAACAGTAGATGGCActgtgtgctttagaaacagccgtactctgcttgcttccaattccttaaacacaccacttgaaccttcataaagttcgaaaaggttgaagtgaattccaggggtgtttgcagtgggctgctAATGTTAATCTCGCgccataaaagcattctgagctgcgagtacattctcagactctGCCGAACACACTAGcgctcttcttcgtgagcatttgagtgtgcggttaaaaactagcctagagcgccatctgctgttaaaaactaaactcagaattgattcaagagagaatcgcaatgcattcggaaaatctcagaattgatccagaatcatttcccGATTTGTGACgcatcgatttattgtcccTGCCCtatcacctacatcttggatggcctgagggtgagttaaTTAACAccaaattttcagttttgggtgacctatccctttaattgttcAGAGAAGTGCCTTACTGACCCTAAAattaacttttgaacagtacatGTTGTCTCAAAATGGTTAATTATTGCCATAgacaaatcacttttttttttttttttttttgcttgagtAGAAAGAACCACGGCGGCGCAGTTATAACAGCACTCTGACGATTCCTCACGTCGTGAGGCCTGTGGAGGATATCACTCAGGCTGAACTGGACAACATCTGCGTCAACGTCAGAGAGAAGATTTACAACCGTGCCACCGTGAGTCTCCTTCAAAATCTAACCTGGAGATTCTCCAATGCTTTCTGTTCTCCAATGGCATCTGTTTGCTACCCACGCTTCTGTTTCCCAGCTTGTCTGACGTGTTCTAGATTTGTACGTGACCGTGTGGCTGTGCTTTTGTCCATCAGGGTTCCACCTGTCATCAGTGTCGCCAAAAAACAACTGACACCAAGACCAACTGCCGCAACCCAGAATGCGTGGGTGTTCGCGGACAGTTCTGCGGGCCTTGTCTCAGGAACCGCTATGGAGAAGAGGTCCATGATGCCCTCCTGAACCCGGTTagtgtttattcatgttttgacATCATTAGCACTGGAATATAGTTTGTGATTAGATCAGCATTTCTCTAAATTATTTGAGCATATTGCTGAGGTGTCGTTGTGTTCTTCTAGGAGTGGCTTTGCCCACCGTGCAGGGGCATCTGTAACTGCAGTTTCTGCCGTGCCAGAGAGGGGCGCTGTGCTACAGGTGTGCTCGTGTACTTGGCCAAGTACCATGGCTATGACAATGTCCACTCCTATCTCAAAAGGTAATGGTTTTTAGTAGctattaatgttcattttattgtAACACTATTGTATATAAACACTGCAAcagatgcactttttttttttttttttttttttaaagttaaatatcAACTTTTTAATGGTATAATAGTTTTTACTCCAgtttgttgttgaaatataaacattttaatggtgGCTTTAGTAACTTTTCATGACATTTCATTTAATGTATGCTTGAATAAATCTAATTTGTAATAGtgcttatatttattaaaatgctcCTCCCTGGAGTTATTTCTAGCTAACAAACAAGTTTATGAACATTAaatggtttttctgaggtaaatgtaacattatgtgACCCTGTTTACAAGTAGTTTTTcaataagttgtactgtatctttcagcattccttctgatgttcatgttttttagTAGTAAAGATGGTCCGTTCATGTGCCGCTTGAACTGATGCACTACTGCGATCTCTCAcaacattaaagagccacaaaaccacatttgtttgaatttcaaGATTAAAATTGACATTTGAAAGCTCAGACTTTTTCTGTCAAGCAATAAAGCACAAAGCTcgttgcgattattggatgggaggtgtgctacaaataatgtttgaaattttGTCGCATCAACAGAAAACGGCATAGACTAAAACATCTCAgttcatcaaaatgaaga of Ctenopharyngodon idella isolate HZGC_01 chromosome 9, HZGC01, whole genome shotgun sequence contains these proteins:
- the cdca7a gene encoding cell division cycle-associated protein 7a translates to MRSKRLQASPPSTRMNLRSYRSTAVVPMETSSSSSDDSCDSFGSDGFGNSKRPLRQTRSSAQIEKVFNVLPVTEEEDACSGFENDLNDDMTEMKMDSDAETCSPPRKTRKSFTLRVAMKFPNKRASPSKPVTPVSKPKPKPEPKPKDPEPDSESDNFMLKRALNIKENKAMLAKLMAELDKVPGLFPGKAALSQGNTPRRVPRRSLDPNAARRRNPERTSRPHTRSRSLVDGPPSPPPEDEPEDKYSLVRKNRSDDDDEEEKEPRRRSYNSTLTIPHVVRPVEDITQAELDNICVNVREKIYNRATGSTCHQCRQKTTDTKTNCRNPECVGVRGQFCGPCLRNRYGEEVHDALLNPEWLCPPCRGICNCSFCRAREGRCATGVLVYLAKYHGYDNVHSYLKSLKKELEESE